Proteins encoded together in one Mycobacterium sp. MS1601 window:
- a CDS encoding phosphoribulokinase, which produces MSRLHPIISVTGSSGAGTTSVMRTFDQIFRREEIHVAFVEGDSFHRYDRVEMKAAISDAHARGDHTFSHFGPDANLFEELQTLFATYGETGTGKIRRYLHDDKEAEPYGQPPGTFTPWEAVPEDTDLLFYEGLHGAVVTDEVDVAGQADLRIGVVPVINLEWIQKLHRDKASRGYTSEAVTDTILRRMPDYVNYMCTQFSHTDVNFQRVPVVDTSNPFVARSIPTADESMLIIRFRDPHGIDFPYLLAMLHDSFMSRPNTIVCPGGKMDLAMQLIFTPMVLRLLERRKAELSAR; this is translated from the coding sequence ATGTCCCGTCTACACCCCATCATCTCGGTCACCGGTTCCTCGGGCGCAGGCACCACCTCGGTGATGCGCACGTTCGACCAGATCTTTCGCCGTGAGGAAATCCACGTGGCCTTCGTCGAGGGCGACAGCTTCCACCGCTACGACCGGGTTGAGATGAAGGCAGCGATCTCCGACGCCCATGCCCGCGGTGACCACACCTTCAGCCACTTCGGGCCCGATGCCAACCTGTTCGAGGAACTGCAGACGCTGTTTGCCACCTACGGTGAAACCGGTACCGGAAAGATTCGCAGATACCTGCATGATGACAAGGAGGCCGAGCCCTACGGCCAGCCGCCGGGCACCTTCACCCCCTGGGAAGCGGTGCCTGAGGACACCGACCTGTTGTTCTACGAGGGTCTGCACGGAGCCGTGGTGACCGATGAGGTGGACGTCGCGGGCCAGGCCGATCTACGGATCGGGGTGGTGCCGGTGATCAACCTCGAATGGATCCAGAAGCTCCACCGCGACAAAGCCTCTCGTGGATACACCTCGGAAGCGGTGACCGACACGATTCTGCGTCGGATGCCCGATTACGTGAACTATATGTGCACCCAGTTCTCCCACACCGATGTCAACTTCCAGCGGGTGCCCGTGGTCGACACCTCGAATCCATTTGTCGCCCGGTCCATTCCGACAGCCGACGAGTCGATGCTGATCATCCGCTTCCGCGATCCGCATGGCATCGATTTCCCCTACCTGTTGGCAATGCTGCACGATTCGTTCATGTCGCGGCCCAATACCATCGTCTGTCCAGGCGGCAAGATGGATCTGGCCATGCAGCTCATCTTCACCCCGATGGTCTTGCGGCTGTTGGAGCGCCGTAAAGCGGAACTTTCGGCTCGTTAG
- a CDS encoding class 1 fructose-bisphosphatase has product MLTNRTTLVQFLIEERRRHPEASGELNALILGVALACKAIAQRVAQGELGGVLGAADVINVQGEVQQKLDVLANEYFLRANEWSGQVAGMASEELEHPYLLPEHYPRGKYLLIFDPLDGSSNIDVNVSVGSIFSILRATTPGADPAPGDFLQPGARQVCAGYAIYGPSTMMVLTVGTGVHAFTLDPGLGEFVLTRPSIRIPRATTEFAINASNRRFWEPAVQRYIDECLAGGTGPRRLDFNMRWVASLVAETHRILTRGGVFLYPRDSKDPAKPGRLRLLYEASPISFLIEQAGGMASTGRGAVLDIVPSSLHQRVPFIFGAADEVERIERYHHEDSGGMSTSPLYGTRGLFRAGIS; this is encoded by the coding sequence ATGCTGACCAATCGCACCACGTTGGTGCAGTTCCTCATCGAGGAACGCCGCCGCCACCCCGAGGCCAGCGGCGAACTCAACGCACTGATCCTCGGCGTGGCGCTGGCCTGCAAAGCCATCGCCCAACGGGTGGCCCAGGGCGAACTCGGCGGTGTGCTCGGTGCCGCGGACGTGATCAACGTGCAGGGCGAGGTTCAACAGAAGCTGGACGTGCTGGCCAATGAGTACTTTCTGCGGGCCAATGAGTGGAGCGGCCAGGTGGCGGGGATGGCGTCCGAGGAACTCGAGCACCCGTATCTGCTGCCAGAGCACTATCCGCGCGGCAAGTATCTGCTGATCTTCGATCCACTCGACGGCTCGTCCAATATCGACGTCAACGTCTCGGTGGGCAGCATCTTCTCGATCTTGCGGGCCACCACACCAGGTGCCGATCCCGCTCCCGGCGACTTCCTGCAACCGGGTGCCAGACAGGTCTGCGCAGGCTACGCGATCTACGGCCCCTCGACCATGATGGTGCTGACTGTGGGCACCGGGGTGCATGCCTTCACTCTGGATCCCGGACTCGGCGAATTCGTCCTCACCCGCCCGTCGATCAGGATACCCAGGGCAACAACCGAGTTCGCCATCAACGCGTCGAATCGCCGGTTCTGGGAGCCGGCGGTGCAGCGCTACATCGACGAGTGCCTGGCCGGCGGAACGGGCCCGCGTCGGTTGGACTTCAACATGCGTTGGGTTGCGTCGCTGGTGGCCGAGACGCATCGCATCCTGACCCGCGGTGGGGTGTTCCTCTATCCCCGGGATTCCAAGGATCCGGCGAAGCCGGGACGGCTGAGGTTGCTCTATGAAGCCAGTCCAATCTCGTTTCTGATCGAGCAGGCGGGCGGTATGGCCAGTACCGGCCGCGGCGCCGTACTCGACATCGTGCCTTCGTCTCTGCACCAACGGGTTCCATTCATCTTCGGCGCCGCCGACGAGGTGGAACGCATCGAGAGATACCACCACGAGGACAGCGGCGGCATGTCCACCTCACCGCTGTACGGCACCCGCGGCCTGTTCCGCGCCGGCATCAGCTGA
- the hypB gene encoding hydrogenase nickel incorporation protein HypB — translation MGRFHRHEDGDHDHPHDHAHDHDDDHAHDHGDHSGYTTAVERVEVLESIFAENDVRADYNRNAFEANGVRALNLMSSPGSGKTTILAATLDHLAADVAVGIVEGDIATDLDAAKLDGRGAQIALLNTSNGFGGECHLDAPMVNRALQDLDLSALDLVIIENVGNLVCPAEFDVGEHAKAMVYSVTEGEDKPLKYPVMFRSVDVVLLNKIDLVPYLDVDVDQYVAHIREVNPTATILAVSARTGEGMDAWYRWLRTFLTPAGLHAHCAPAVSR, via the coding sequence ATGGGCAGATTTCACCGCCACGAGGACGGCGATCACGACCATCCCCACGACCACGCGCATGACCACGACGATGACCACGCGCATGACCACGGTGATCACAGCGGCTACACCACCGCCGTCGAGCGCGTCGAGGTCCTGGAGTCGATTTTCGCCGAGAATGATGTGCGAGCCGACTACAACCGTAATGCGTTCGAGGCCAACGGCGTTCGTGCGCTGAATCTGATGAGCTCACCCGGCTCCGGAAAGACCACCATCCTGGCGGCCACTCTCGATCACCTGGCCGCCGACGTGGCCGTCGGCATCGTAGAAGGCGACATCGCCACGGATCTGGATGCCGCGAAGCTCGACGGGCGCGGCGCACAAATCGCTTTGCTGAACACCAGCAACGGGTTCGGCGGTGAATGCCATCTGGACGCCCCGATGGTCAACCGGGCACTGCAGGACCTCGACCTTTCCGCACTCGACCTGGTGATCATCGAGAACGTGGGAAACCTGGTGTGCCCGGCGGAATTCGACGTCGGCGAACATGCCAAGGCAATGGTCTACTCGGTGACCGAGGGTGAGGACAAACCGCTCAAGTACCCGGTGATGTTCCGCTCGGTGGACGTGGTGCTGCTGAACAAGATCGACCTGGTTCCGTATCTTGACGTCGACGTCGACCAGTATGTCGCCCACATCCGCGAAGTGAACCCGACAGCCACCATCCTGGCGGTGAGCGCTCGCACCGGCGAGGGCATGGACGCCTGGTACCGATGGTTGCGCACCTTCCTCACACCGGCTGGACTCCACGCTCACTGCGCTCCAGCAGTGTCCCGCTGA
- a CDS encoding hydrogenase maturation nickel metallochaperone HypA produces the protein MHELSLCHAIAGVVKPHAVGRRVDVVHVQVGALRQVVPESLEFCWSLVRDHESMPDAELRLELVPAEVICRPCKQRSVIESRFSVRCPHCGSGDVDVVRGNEFLVTSLDVT, from the coding sequence GTGCACGAACTGTCGCTGTGTCACGCCATCGCCGGGGTGGTGAAACCGCATGCCGTCGGACGACGTGTTGATGTGGTGCACGTCCAGGTAGGCGCCCTGCGTCAGGTGGTCCCCGAGTCTCTGGAGTTCTGCTGGTCGCTGGTTCGCGACCACGAGAGCATGCCGGATGCCGAGCTGCGGCTCGAACTGGTGCCCGCGGAGGTGATCTGCCGACCCTGCAAGCAGCGCAGCGTGATCGAGTCACGGTTCTCGGTACGCTGTCCGCACTGCGGCAGTGGCGACGTCGACGTGGTGCGCGGAAACGAATTCCTGGTGACGTCACTGGATGTCACCTGA
- the hypF gene encoding carbamoyltransferase HypF has translation MRGIRSAPDAVRVKLDITGVVQGVGFRPAVVRIAARCGVSGHVSNDAGSVHCELQGAPSSVDAAIDEIRRHSPPMARIDDIRVTAVPPHDGDDGFRILASGAADDGRTLVPPDIAVCADCLYEMHDPADRRFGHPFITCTNCGPRYTVITDLPYDRPATTMAGFPMCADCAAEYRDPHDRRFHAQTIACPACGPSLWWRGPGSESNPLVAAVQALRAGLIVAVKGIGGYHLACRADDNSAVDTLRRRKNRPAKPFAVMVADLDAARAVVDVGDAAAAVLTSPVAPIVLAPRTGRGVAASVAPGLGDLGVMLAYTPLHHLLFDRLGPVPLVMTSANAGGSPIVYREQDLDWINDMADAVLGHDRPIHVSCEDSVVVATAATQVLPVRRSRGYAPLPVAVAHAGAGPVILATGGDLKTTFCLMGSDGHAHMSAHLGDMADPRTQRSFETALEHLAHMTDRHPEVLATDLHPGYATTGWAQRRHQRTVSVQHHHAHAVSLLAEHGRLGTPLLAVAFDGTGYGTDGSIWGGELLAVTDPATFTRVGHLSGFSLPGGDGAVRHPARIALDLLHRAGIDWSLDLAPVEAVGAAGRHILAQQIPRALGCVPTTSMGRLFDAVSSLLGVCQNVTYEGQAAVELEHLARVGDPRRRLEFGEHLDVSPVIRGLVDGLRAGESAADLAAAFHRAVIDAVVSSAHRAGIRTVGLTGGVWVNRLLLDGTREALLDDGFEVLTHRLLPCNDGGLALGQAVIAAALMAAADQEGSGVCASVSPAR, from the coding sequence ATGAGGGGCATCAGGAGCGCGCCCGACGCGGTGCGCGTAAAACTCGACATCACGGGCGTGGTCCAGGGTGTCGGGTTCCGTCCTGCAGTTGTGCGAATCGCCGCCCGTTGCGGTGTCAGCGGTCACGTGTCCAACGATGCCGGATCGGTGCACTGCGAACTGCAAGGTGCTCCGTCCAGCGTTGACGCCGCCATCGACGAGATCCGCCGGCACAGTCCGCCCATGGCACGGATCGACGACATCCGGGTCACCGCTGTGCCCCCGCACGACGGCGACGACGGATTCCGGATCCTTGCCAGCGGCGCCGCCGACGACGGACGCACCCTGGTACCGCCGGACATTGCGGTGTGCGCGGACTGTCTCTACGAGATGCATGACCCGGCCGACCGCCGATTCGGCCACCCCTTCATCACCTGCACCAACTGTGGCCCGCGCTACACCGTGATCACCGACCTGCCCTACGACCGGCCCGCCACCACCATGGCCGGGTTTCCGATGTGCGCCGACTGCGCCGCCGAGTACCGCGATCCGCACGACCGCCGGTTCCACGCGCAGACCATCGCCTGCCCGGCCTGCGGGCCCAGCCTGTGGTGGCGCGGTCCCGGATCCGAGTCGAACCCGTTGGTCGCCGCAGTGCAGGCGCTGCGTGCCGGCCTGATCGTCGCCGTCAAGGGGATCGGGGGATACCACCTGGCCTGCCGGGCCGATGACAACTCCGCGGTGGACACATTGCGCAGGCGGAAGAACCGGCCCGCCAAGCCGTTTGCCGTGATGGTGGCCGATCTGGATGCGGCCCGAGCCGTGGTGGACGTCGGTGACGCCGCAGCAGCGGTGCTCACGTCGCCGGTGGCGCCCATTGTGCTGGCCCCACGCACCGGTCGTGGAGTGGCGGCGTCGGTGGCACCCGGTCTGGGCGATCTGGGTGTGATGTTGGCCTACACACCGTTGCATCATCTGCTGTTCGACCGGCTGGGGCCCGTGCCACTGGTGATGACCTCCGCCAATGCCGGCGGATCGCCCATCGTGTACCGCGAGCAGGATCTGGACTGGATCAACGACATGGCCGACGCGGTGCTGGGCCACGACCGCCCCATCCACGTGTCCTGCGAAGACTCGGTGGTGGTGGCCACGGCCGCCACGCAGGTGCTTCCGGTGCGCCGGTCCCGCGGTTACGCGCCGTTGCCGGTCGCCGTCGCCCATGCCGGAGCCGGACCGGTGATCCTGGCGACGGGTGGTGACCTCAAGACCACCTTCTGTCTGATGGGTTCCGACGGGCACGCACACATGTCGGCGCACCTGGGGGACATGGCCGATCCGCGTACCCAACGCAGCTTCGAGACGGCGCTGGAGCACCTGGCGCACATGACCGATCGTCACCCCGAGGTGCTCGCCACCGACCTGCATCCTGGTTATGCCACCACCGGGTGGGCGCAGCGCAGACACCAGCGCACCGTGTCCGTCCAGCATCACCATGCCCACGCGGTGTCTCTGCTCGCCGAACACGGCCGTCTCGGCACGCCGTTGCTGGCGGTGGCCTTCGACGGGACCGGATACGGCACCGACGGCAGCATCTGGGGCGGGGAACTGTTGGCCGTCACCGACCCCGCGACCTTCACCCGGGTGGGCCACCTGTCCGGGTTCTCGCTGCCCGGCGGTGACGGGGCAGTCCGCCACCCCGCGCGGATCGCACTGGATCTGCTGCACCGCGCCGGCATCGACTGGAGCCTGGACCTGGCGCCGGTCGAGGCGGTGGGGGCCGCGGGCCGACACATCCTGGCACAACAGATTCCCCGCGCCCTGGGCTGTGTCCCCACCACCAGCATGGGCCGGTTGTTCGATGCGGTGTCCAGCCTGCTCGGGGTGTGTCAGAACGTCACCTACGAAGGACAGGCAGCGGTGGAACTGGAACACCTGGCCCGCGTCGGTGATCCGCGACGGCGCCTCGAGTTCGGCGAACACCTGGACGTCAGCCCGGTGATCCGAGGTCTGGTGGACGGGCTGCGTGCGGGAGAATCGGCCGCCGACCTGGCGGCCGCCTTCCACCGGGCGGTCATCGATGCGGTGGTCTCGAGCGCCCACCGAGCCGGAATTCGCACCGTGGGGCTGACCGGCGGCGTCTGGGTGAACCGGCTGTTGCTCGACGGCACGCGGGAAGCACTGTTGGACGACGGATTCGAAGTACTGACCCATCGACTGCTGCCGTGCAACGACGGCGGCCTGGCGTTGGGGCAGGCGGTGATCGCGGCAGCCCTGATGGCGGCCGCCGACCAGGAAGGGAGCGGCGTATGTGCCTCGGTATCCCCGGCAAGGTGA
- a CDS encoding HypC/HybG/HupF family hydrogenase formation chaperone: MCLGIPGKVIEIWDEAGTRMCTVDFSGTTKTVCLAYLPDMEIGEYTIVHAGFAITRLDEASANETLQMFADLGVLDEELAGTEGQGRREPA; the protein is encoded by the coding sequence ATGTGCCTCGGTATCCCCGGCAAGGTGATCGAGATCTGGGACGAGGCGGGCACCCGGATGTGCACCGTGGACTTCAGCGGAACCACCAAGACGGTATGCCTGGCTTATCTGCCCGACATGGAGATCGGCGAATACACCATTGTGCATGCCGGATTCGCCATCACCCGGCTCGACGAGGCCTCGGCCAACGAGACACTGCAGATGTTCGCCGACCTCGGGGTGCTCGACGAGGAACTGGCAGGCACCGAAGGACAAGGGAGAAGGGAACCGGCATGA
- the hypD gene encoding hydrogenase formation protein HypD, whose translation MKYLDEFRDPVAARALVDAISRTATKTWTIMEVCGGQTHSIIRNGIDQLLGDAVEFIHGPGCPVCVTPLEMIDRALEIAARDDVIFCSFGDMLRVPGSRHDLFSVRARGGDVRIVYSPLDATRIAADNPDKQVVFFGVGFETTAPANAMAVVHAQRLGLTNFSLLVSHVLVPPAMTAILSSPTNRVQGFLAAGHVCSVMGTREYGPLVERFGVPIVVTGFEPLDLLEGVRQLVELLESGDAQLRNAYPRAVSADGNTVAQQTLSDVFVVTDRQWRGIGMIPQSGWTLSPRYAQYDAEVRFGVGDMQVQESAECHAGEVLQGLLKPNECPAFGTSCTPRTPLGATMVSSEGACAAYYQFRRLGTPAHV comes from the coding sequence ATGAAGTACCTCGATGAGTTCCGCGACCCGGTGGCCGCCCGCGCCTTGGTCGACGCCATCAGCCGAACCGCCACCAAGACCTGGACAATCATGGAAGTCTGTGGTGGACAGACGCATTCGATCATCCGCAACGGGATCGATCAACTGCTGGGCGACGCCGTGGAGTTCATTCACGGACCGGGCTGCCCGGTGTGTGTGACGCCGCTGGAGATGATCGACCGGGCATTGGAGATCGCCGCCCGCGACGACGTCATCTTCTGCTCGTTCGGCGACATGCTGCGCGTTCCCGGCAGCAGACACGACCTGTTCAGCGTGCGTGCCCGCGGCGGCGACGTCCGAATCGTCTACTCGCCACTGGATGCCACCAGGATCGCTGCTGACAACCCGGACAAGCAGGTGGTGTTCTTCGGGGTGGGCTTCGAGACCACTGCTCCGGCGAACGCGATGGCGGTGGTGCACGCCCAACGGCTGGGGTTGACCAACTTCTCGCTGCTGGTGTCACACGTCCTGGTGCCGCCTGCGATGACCGCGATTCTCAGTTCGCCGACCAACCGGGTTCAGGGGTTCCTGGCCGCGGGCCACGTCTGCTCGGTGATGGGCACCCGGGAGTACGGGCCACTGGTCGAGCGGTTCGGGGTGCCGATCGTGGTCACCGGGTTCGAACCGCTCGATCTGCTCGAAGGAGTACGCCAACTCGTCGAACTCCTGGAATCCGGTGATGCCCAACTGCGTAACGCCTACCCCAGGGCCGTCAGTGCCGACGGCAACACCGTCGCTCAGCAGACCCTGTCCGACGTCTTCGTGGTGACCGACCGGCAGTGGCGCGGCATCGGGATGATCCCGCAATCCGGCTGGACGCTCTCACCCCGGTACGCCCAGTACGACGCCGAGGTGCGTTTCGGCGTGGGGGACATGCAGGTCCAGGAGTCCGCCGAGTGCCACGCCGGTGAAGTTCTGCAGGGGCTGCTCAAACCGAACGAGTGCCCGGCATTCGGCACCAGCTGCACACCGCGCACACCCCTGGGCGCCACCATGGTCTCCAGCGAAGGCGCCTGCGCCGCCTACTACCAGTTCCGTCGGCTCGGGACGCCTGCACATGTCTGA
- the hypE gene encoding hydrogenase expression/formation protein HypE has protein sequence MSETSSTVDPADWVCPLPLRETKRIVLGHGGGGLLSEELIENLFVPAFGSSSGRDSAVLADPGGRIAVSTDSYVVQPLFFPGGNIGDLAVNGTVNDLACSGALPLALTAGFIIEEGLEIEVLGAIAATMGKAAADAGVQIVTGDTKVVQKGGADQLFVNTAGVGVIPAGVDIGPERVKPGDHVLVSGNLGEHGVAIMSVREGIDFGTVVTSDSAPLHRLVAAMLAATSAAGNIGALHALRDPTRGGLVASVVEIARAAGVGIELDEAAIPVPEAVSSACSFLGLDPLQVANEGKMVAFVDPDHSDAVLAAMQACPDGTHAARIGTVVGAHPGMVVGRTPFGTTRVIERELGEQLPRIC, from the coding sequence ATGTCTGAGACATCCTCCACCGTCGACCCTGCGGACTGGGTGTGTCCACTGCCGCTGCGGGAGACCAAGCGGATAGTGCTCGGGCACGGCGGCGGTGGGTTGCTGTCGGAGGAACTCATCGAGAACCTGTTCGTGCCGGCGTTCGGCTCGAGTTCGGGCCGCGACTCCGCGGTGCTGGCGGACCCGGGCGGTCGAATCGCGGTGAGCACCGATTCCTATGTGGTGCAGCCGCTGTTCTTCCCCGGTGGCAACATCGGTGACCTGGCCGTCAACGGCACGGTCAATGATCTGGCTTGCAGCGGTGCGCTGCCGCTGGCGCTGACGGCCGGGTTCATCATCGAAGAGGGCCTGGAGATCGAGGTCCTCGGCGCCATCGCCGCCACGATGGGCAAGGCGGCTGCCGACGCCGGCGTCCAGATCGTCACCGGTGACACCAAAGTTGTTCAGAAAGGCGGAGCAGACCAGCTTTTTGTGAACACCGCAGGAGTCGGGGTGATCCCCGCCGGAGTGGACATCGGGCCGGAACGGGTCAAGCCCGGTGACCATGTGCTGGTCTCGGGGAACCTGGGCGAACACGGTGTGGCCATCATGAGTGTGCGCGAAGGCATCGATTTCGGCACCGTCGTCACATCCGACAGTGCGCCGCTGCACCGGCTGGTCGCAGCCATGCTGGCCGCCACCTCAGCGGCGGGGAACATCGGCGCACTGCACGCATTGCGCGACCCCACCCGCGGTGGGCTGGTCGCCTCGGTGGTGGAGATAGCCAGGGCCGCCGGTGTCGGCATCGAACTCGACGAGGCGGCGATACCGGTACCCGAAGCGGTGTCCTCGGCCTGTTCGTTTCTCGGGTTGGACCCCTTGCAGGTGGCCAACGAAGGCAAGATGGTGGCGTTCGTGGACCCCGATCACAGCGACGCCGTTCTGGCGGCCATGCAGGCCTGCCCGGACGGGACACACGCTGCCCGCATCGGCACCGTGGTCGGCGCCCATCCCGGCATGGTGGTGGGCCGCACGCCGTTCGGTACCACCAGAGTCATCGAACGTGAGCTGGGCGAACAGCTTCCGCGGATCTGTTGA
- a CDS encoding HAD-IIA family hydrolase, whose translation MTTLARQHDCLLLDLDGTVFRGQLPTEGAVEALARTHSRTLFVTNNASRSAADVAAHLCQLGFDSAANDVVTSAQAAAHMLAQLLRPGSAVLVVGTNALAAEICAVGLHPVRHSGDLPVAVVQGHSRRTGWPELAEATMAINSGALWIATNTDRTLPTEQGLVPGNGSMVAALQAATGRTPRVAGKPSITLLDSALQRGRFTTPLVVGDRLDTDVAGANAAGLPSLLVLSGVGTAADVVYAPPDQRPTHLGHDLRALHTDAEECLVAPHPAWRVTVEGHKVVVESTGADRGCDDLSIVRATAASVWAHPEDHPTIDAGDAAAGEALQRWGLLRLNRSAEAVRPAHVR comes from the coding sequence GTGACAACACTTGCACGACAGCATGATTGCCTGCTCCTGGACCTGGACGGCACGGTGTTTCGCGGTCAACTGCCCACCGAAGGGGCAGTCGAGGCGCTGGCGCGGACGCACAGCCGCACACTGTTCGTCACCAACAACGCATCCCGCTCCGCGGCGGACGTGGCAGCACACCTGTGCCAGCTCGGATTCGACTCCGCCGCAAACGATGTCGTCACCAGCGCGCAGGCCGCCGCACACATGCTCGCGCAGCTGCTCCGCCCCGGTTCCGCAGTGCTGGTGGTCGGCACCAACGCCCTGGCCGCCGAGATCTGTGCGGTGGGCCTGCATCCCGTGCGACACAGCGGCGACCTGCCCGTCGCGGTGGTGCAGGGACACAGCAGGCGCACCGGGTGGCCCGAATTGGCCGAGGCCACCATGGCGATCAACTCCGGCGCACTCTGGATTGCTACCAACACCGACCGCACCCTGCCCACCGAACAGGGCTTGGTCCCCGGCAACGGCTCGATGGTGGCGGCGCTGCAGGCCGCCACCGGCCGCACCCCCAGGGTGGCGGGAAAACCGTCGATCACCCTGCTGGACAGTGCATTACAACGTGGTCGGTTCACCACGCCGCTGGTGGTGGGCGACCGCCTCGACACCGATGTCGCCGGGGCCAATGCCGCAGGGTTGCCCAGTCTGCTGGTGCTCAGCGGCGTGGGCACCGCAGCCGATGTGGTGTACGCACCACCCGATCAGCGGCCCACCCACCTCGGGCACGACCTGCGGGCGTTGCACACCGATGCCGAAGAGTGCCTCGTCGCGCCGCATCCTGCCTGGCGGGTGACGGTCGAGGGCCACAAGGTGGTGGTCGAGAGCACCGGAGCGGACCGCGGCTGCGATGACCTGTCGATCGTGCGGGCCACCGCCGCGTCGGTGTGGGCGCATCCCGAAGACCACCCCACCATCGACGCCGGCGACGCGGCGGCAGGCGAGGCACTACAGCGATGGGGGCTGTTACGGCTCAACAGATCCGCGGAAGCTGTTCGCCCAGCTCACGTTCGATGA
- a CDS encoding LmeA family phospholipid-binding protein, whose translation MTEPTRRTESPIRRWDPFRPLDMVSALWSTAVAVPPVSAGAAAAYRTVFITLRRLVVGRRVTVHAGSGPITMRVSEVESSLDVRRLPVGQLDDVRVSATDIDWQTTHFDHATAVLHNVHVRPGTPPTVMAAPVHLTLDVPTEALDDLLPRVVPRFAGTIGDDGVARVRFARRPGLGHVEVDAELDGSALLLTARSVTVGHRRWLLPARTPAYRVKLPELPHGLQLTDVRFEPGLLRLSGIVAQWRTEFTRRHLEHLLEF comes from the coding sequence ATGACGGAGCCCACTCGGCGCACAGAAAGCCCGATCCGTCGCTGGGACCCGTTCCGGCCGCTGGACATGGTCTCGGCGTTGTGGTCGACGGCGGTGGCGGTGCCGCCGGTGTCCGCGGGAGCCGCCGCGGCCTACCGCACCGTGTTCATCACCTTGCGTCGTCTGGTGGTGGGCCGCCGGGTCACCGTGCACGCCGGCAGCGGTCCCATCACCATGAGGGTATCCGAGGTGGAATCCAGCCTCGATGTCCGACGGCTGCCGGTCGGCCAACTGGACGACGTGCGGGTTTCTGCCACCGATATCGATTGGCAGACAACTCATTTCGACCATGCGACGGCGGTTCTGCACAATGTCCACGTCCGGCCCGGCACTCCCCCGACAGTAATGGCCGCGCCCGTGCACCTGACCCTCGACGTCCCCACCGAGGCGCTCGACGACCTGTTGCCGAGGGTGGTGCCGCGATTTGCGGGAACCATCGGTGACGACGGGGTGGCCCGTGTCCGGTTCGCCCGTCGTCCGGGGTTGGGACACGTCGAAGTGGATGCCGAACTGGACGGTTCGGCGTTGCTGTTGACGGCCCGGTCGGTCACCGTGGGACACCGACGCTGGCTGTTGCCCGCCCGGACCCCCGCCTACCGCGTCAAACTACCCGAGTTGCCGCACGGACTGCAGCTCACCGATGTGCGTTTTGAACCCGGGTTGCTGCGGCTGTCGGGCATCGTGGCGCAGTGGCGGACGGAATTCACCCGCCGCCATCTGGAGCACCTGCTGGAGTTCTGA
- a CDS encoding SDR family NAD(P)-dependent oxidoreductase translates to MEHVLVGRGAVVVGGSRGVGLAVAKLLTRLGAGVVVNGRDADAVAAAVDAMDGAVGFSGSPTDEATAEGLIGLCLKHFGQIDILVNCAGIAEPTDSSILTVTGAQFDELMASHIGTAFHTCRAAAPHMVGQSSGAIVNTSSFAYLGDYGGTGYPAGKGAVNGFTMAIAAELKEHGVRANVVCPGARTRLSTGADYEDQIRALHRRGLLDEVSMHGALDPAPPDYVAALYGYLVSDLARDVTGQILIGAGNFVGRFDRPRPVLLGYRDHASSPPWSLDELHAMVTG, encoded by the coding sequence ATGGAACACGTTCTAGTTGGCCGGGGCGCTGTGGTGGTCGGAGGCAGCCGCGGCGTCGGCTTGGCCGTCGCAAAGCTGCTGACACGTCTCGGTGCCGGGGTGGTGGTCAACGGCCGGGATGCCGACGCGGTGGCCGCAGCCGTCGACGCCATGGACGGAGCCGTGGGATTCTCCGGTTCGCCCACCGACGAGGCCACCGCGGAAGGCCTGATCGGTCTCTGCCTGAAGCATTTCGGGCAGATCGACATACTGGTCAACTGCGCCGGCATCGCCGAACCGACCGACTCGTCCATTCTGACCGTCACCGGGGCCCAGTTCGACGAGCTGATGGCCAGCCACATCGGGACCGCATTTCACACCTGCCGCGCCGCCGCGCCGCACATGGTGGGGCAGTCCTCCGGCGCGATCGTCAACACCAGCTCGTTCGCCTACTTGGGTGACTACGGCGGTACGGGATATCCGGCGGGAAAAGGGGCGGTGAACGGGTTCACCATGGCCATCGCGGCCGAACTCAAAGAACACGGGGTGCGGGCAAACGTGGTGTGCCCGGGTGCCAGGACACGGTTGTCCACCGGGGCGGACTACGAGGATCAGATCCGCGCTCTGCACCGTCGCGGTCTGCTCGACGAGGTGTCCATGCACGGAGCGCTGGACCCCGCGCCGCCGGACTACGTGGCAGCGCTGTACGGCTACCTGGTCAGTGACCTGGCCCGCGACGTGACCGGTCAGATCCTGATCGGTGCCGGGAACTTCGTCGGTCGTTTCGACAGGCCGCGCCCGGTGCTGCTGGGTTATCGCGATCACGCCTCCTCACCGCCGTGGAGCCTCGACGAACTCCATGCGATGGTTACCGGCTGA